The proteins below come from a single Tissierella sp. MB52-C2 genomic window:
- a CDS encoding dicarboxylate/amino acid:cation symporter, giving the protein MSKLKKMKLFQKIFIGLFLGVIVGAILSAIGKDETFVVTLLPWLGLLGDIFLRLIRMVVVPLVLFSIISGVSNLTEIKKLRSIGTKTIIFFLVTGFLSIGTGLLMANIFKPGAGLKIAELGADVVEMKELPTIFDSILGLFPANIFESLAQGEMLHIISFGIFVGAGLLIMGERAKPIVDLVDRCSEMMYKVVDIVIQFTPIGVFGLMAKAVATFGVGIFGPVFKFILVDYGANIFNIAVWYSLILYFIAKVNPLTFYKKAFQPWVIAFSTCSSAAALPVTMKVGTDELGIPKETASFILPLGATANMNGTGIYFGIVVIFAAQLYGIPVSLTQQIMLVFTATMLSIGCAAAPQTGLIISIALLTSLGIPLDGIALIAGVYRIVDQIHTSTNALGDLVVGVAVSSLERDLDMETFNGKGMFSANKDIS; this is encoded by the coding sequence ATGTCAAAACTCAAAAAAATGAAATTATTTCAAAAGATTTTTATTGGATTGTTTTTAGGCGTTATAGTAGGTGCTATTTTATCGGCTATAGGGAAAGATGAAACTTTTGTAGTAACTTTATTGCCTTGGTTAGGTCTTTTGGGAGATATATTTTTAAGATTAATTAGAATGGTAGTAGTTCCTTTAGTACTTTTCTCAATAATTAGCGGTGTTTCAAATTTAACAGAAATTAAGAAGCTTAGAAGTATAGGAACTAAGACTATAATATTCTTTTTAGTAACAGGATTTCTTTCCATAGGAACAGGTCTTTTAATGGCCAATATATTTAAACCAGGCGCAGGGTTAAAAATTGCCGAATTAGGAGCTGACGTAGTAGAAATGAAAGAACTTCCTACAATATTTGATTCTATATTAGGGCTATTTCCAGCAAATATATTTGAATCTTTAGCTCAAGGAGAGATGTTACATATAATTTCTTTCGGTATCTTTGTTGGAGCTGGACTATTAATTATGGGTGAGAGGGCAAAGCCTATTGTTGATTTAGTAGATAGATGTTCGGAAATGATGTATAAAGTAGTTGACATTGTAATACAATTTACTCCGATTGGAGTGTTTGGACTTATGGCAAAAGCAGTAGCTACCTTTGGTGTAGGAATATTTGGACCTGTATTTAAGTTTATTCTAGTTGATTATGGAGCAAATATATTTAATATAGCAGTCTGGTATTCTTTAATACTATATTTCATAGCTAAGGTAAATCCATTGACTTTTTATAAGAAAGCATTTCAACCTTGGGTCATAGCATTCAGTACATGTAGCAGTGCGGCAGCCCTTCCAGTGACTATGAAGGTTGGTACTGATGAGTTGGGAATTCCAAAGGAAACGGCTAGTTTTATCTTACCTTTAGGAGCTACCGCAAATATGAATGGCACAGGGATTTATTTTGGAATAGTAGTAATATTTGCAGCTCAGTTATATGGTATACCAGTTTCACTTACTCAACAGATAATGTTGGTATTTACAGCTACAATGTTATCCATAGGATGTGCAGCAGCACCTCAGACGGGGCTAATTATATCAATAGCACTCTTAACGAGTTTAGGGATTCCATTAGATGGGATAGCATTAATAGCGGGAGTCTATAGAATTGTAGATCAAATTCATACTTCTACTAATGCTTTAGGAGATTTAGTAGTTGGGGTTGCAGTCTCGTCTTTAGAAAGAGATTTAGATATGGAGACATTTAACGGAAAAGGTATGTTTTCAGCAAATAAAGACATTAGTTAA